The Helianthus annuus cultivar XRQ/B chromosome 16, HanXRQr2.0-SUNRISE, whole genome shotgun sequence genome includes a window with the following:
- the LOC110915351 gene encoding AAA-ATPase At5g17760: MAARTFPDMPTPSSLLSAYASMSTSIMLFRTMFDQLFPRELRRYIIDTFRFYWKPKSSKLTLVFEEKDGITSNQMYDAVEAFLCSRINPESERLRITKSAKENHINVKFADSETITDSYEGVPVTWTYVRQQQQNRRGGGGGGDGSDFDYHGHNVWAAERKYIELKFEKKYKEMIISCYLPWILQRSKELQNQKKVVKLYNLQSSAYGGGPGGYIESVNLDHPSTFETLAMDPKMKKAIVDDLDLFVKRKELYKRVGKVWKRGYLLYGPPGTGKSSLIAAIANYMKFDVYDLQLSCVGSDSSLKNLLLRTSNRSILVIEDIDCSLQLPDRKAPIVSKFSEVMSKFPEVKTTRDPMFSLSGLLNFIDGLWSSCGDERIIIFTTNHKERLDSALLRPGRMDVHIHMSYLTVDGFDTLAANYLNIHDGQDWRFREIKELIKCKNVTPAEVAEELLKSDDVDVVLEGLVKFLKRKKIEEEESKDGVDDDDEENEVREAKKVKIIS; this comes from the exons ATGGCAGCTCGAACTTTCCCGGATATGCCGACACCATCGTCTCTGCTATCGGCGTATGCCTCCATGTCAACCTCGATCATGCTCTTCCGAACAATGTTCGACCAGCTCTTCCCTAGAGAGCTCCGGCGATACATCATCGACACCTTCCGCTTCTACTGGAAACCAAAATCTTCCAAACTCACCCTCGTCTTCGAGGAGAAAGACGGCATCACCTCAAACCAGATGTATGATGCCGTCGAAGCCTTCCTCTGTTCCAGAATCAACCCCGAGTCCGAACGCCTCCG GATCACAAAATCCGCTAAAGAAAACCACATCAATGTAAAGTTTGCGGACTCAGAGACGATAACGGACTCGTACGAAGGAGTTCCGGTGACATGGACATACGTCCGTCAGCAGCAACAGAACAGGCGTGGCGGAGGAGGCGGTGGTGACGGCAGCGACTTCGATTACCACGGCCACAACGTCTGGGCCGCGGAGAGAAAATATATCGAGCTGAAATTCGAGAAAAAGTATAAAGAAATGATAATAAGTTGTTACTTGCCATGGATATTACAAAGATCCAAAGAACTCCAAAACCAGAAAAAAGTGGTGAAGCTTTATAACCTGCAATCGTCGGCGTACGGGGGCGGACCAGGCGGGTACATAGAATCGGTGAATCTGGACCATCCGTCGACGTTTGAGACGTTGGCGATGGATCCGAAGATGAAGAAGGCGATTGTTGATGATTTGGATTTGTTTGTGAAGAGGAAGGAGCTTTATAAAAGAGTGGGGAAAGTGTGGAAGAGAGGGTACTTGTTGTATGGTCCGCCTGGGACCGGGAAGTCGAGTTTGATAGCTGCTATAGCTAATTACATGAAGTTTGATGTTTACGACTTGCAGTTGTCGTGTGTTGGAAGTGATTCGAGTTTGAAGAACTTGTTGTTGAGAACATCGAACCGGTCGATTTTGGTGATTGAAGATATTGATTGTAGCCTTCAGTTGCCGGACCGAAAGGCGCCGATTGTGTCTAAGTTTTCGGAAGTTATGTCTAAGTTTCCGGAAGTTAAAACCACTCGTGATCCCATG TTTTCTCTATCTGGGCTTTTGAATTTCATAGATGGGTTATGGTCGAGTTGTGGCGACGAACGAATTATAATATTCACGACAAACCACAAGGAACGACTAGACTCAGCATTGCTTCGACCAGGGCGGATGGATGTGCACATTCACATGTCTTACTTGACGGTTGATGGGTTCGACACGCTAGCTGCTAACTACCTCAATATCCATGACGGCCAAGATTGGCGATTTAGGGAAATCAAAGAGCTTATCAAATGCAAGAATGTTACACCAGCGGAGGTGGCCGAGGAACTCCTGAAATCGGACGATGTGGATGTTGTGTTGGAAGGGCTTGTGAAGTTTTTGAAACGTAAGAAGATAGAAGAAGAGGAAAGTAAAGATGgggtcgatgatgatgatgaagaaaatgAAGTCCGTGAAGCTAAAAAGGTTAAAATTATATCATGA